ACGTTCTACGATCGCCGCGTCATGTCCTTCCGGGAGATGGAGCGCTTCCGCAATGATCTATCCTGGCGCTATCGGTTGACCCGCTACTTTGCGGAGCCGACGGATATGTTTGAAAGTCAGTATCGCTTATTTGCCCTGCGGGGACGCACCATTCGCCAAGTGGCTGTCTATGCACCGCGCACCCAGGATTTAGAGCAACTGTCTGGCTTACCCTACGTGGTGACCCTGGCCCTAGAAGCCCGTGATTCGGTGGCTCCTCGCCTGCGGGCAGCGATCGCCTTTGTGGGCAGTGGCGTTATCTATGTGTTGACCGATGTGGTGGGTCGCGGCATTGGGTTAATTGCCCGAGGCATTCTCAAGGGCGTGGGCGATGCTTGGCAGGATAGCCGCTTTAGTCGCAAGTAGGAAGCTAGTACTCTGAGGCGGAGGTAACCCGCCTAGTTGCTAAGGCAGGAATCCTTGTGTGTCCTGAAGTCTTTTTCGTTTTTCTGTCTTCGTTCTTCGATCTTGCGGCACTAGTCTACCGTAGCGCTTCATCCTGGGAAGGACTCAGGGATGGCAGGCTAGACATCAGGGCTGAGTAGGGATGGGTCATTTGTAAGTAGCACTGGCTGATGCCAAATTGCTCATGCAGGGAGGTTTGCAGCTCTGCCAGGAGGCGATCGCGGCCGTCTACATGGGTGGGCGATACGGAAAGATGGGCGGCGAGCATTACCTGACCGGGGGCGATCGCCCAGAGATGCAGGCGCTGAACTTGGCTGACGGGCTCAAAGTTCAGTAGATGGGCACGAATGGTGTCCACATCTAGGTGGGGCGGAACGGTTTCGAGCAGCACCCGTAAACTTTGCCAAATCAACGGTAGGGTGGCCACGCCAATCAGACCTGCCACTAGTAGACTAATCAGACCATCCGCCCAAGTCCAGCCCCAGAGGGCAATGGCGATCGCTGCTATCACAACGCCTACGGAACTAGCCGCATCAGCAACCATGTGCAAAAATGCGCCACGGATGTTCAAGTCATCGTGGCTATGATGGTGCAGCAACGATGCATTCAGGGTATTGATGCCAAAGCCTACCAGCGCCGTGATCAGCATGGGTCGGCTCAAAATATTTTCATGGGGCGCTTGCAAATGAGCGATCGCTTCCCCACCAATCCACAGGGCGATCGCCAACAGTCCTAATCCATTCACCAAGGCCGCCAAAATTTCGATGCGGCGGTAGCCAAAGGTGGCGCGATGGGTGGCAGGACGCTGGGCCAGCCAACTGGCCAAAAGCGCTAGCCCCAAGGCCAAGCAATCGGAAATCATATGCACCGACTCCGCCAGCAGGGCTAAGCTATGGCTAAACTGAGCGATCGCCCCTTCTGCCAAGGCGAAACTGCCCATGAGCACCAGCGCTAGCCAGAGCCGTTGAAGTTTGGCTGCTGCTGCCTCCGGATCATGGGTCGGATCCGGGGGGCAACAGTCGCAGGTGATTGGGTTGAGAGGGCCAGGGTGAGGGTGCAACATGCTTCGATCGGGTTCAGACAGGTCAAACAGGATACA
The DNA window shown above is from Candidatus Obscuribacterales bacterium and carries:
- a CDS encoding cation diffusion facilitator family transporter produces the protein MAQNQPFPVTLEWSIAILCCILFDLSEPDRSMLHPHPGPLNPITCDCCPPDPTHDPEAAAAKLQRLWLALVLMGSFALAEGAIAQFSHSLALLAESVHMISDCLALGLALLASWLAQRPATHRATFGYRRIEILAALVNGLGLLAIALWIGGEAIAHLQAPHENILSRPMLITALVGFGINTLNASLLHHHSHDDLNIRGAFLHMVADAASSVGVVIAAIAIALWGWTWADGLISLLVAGLIGVATLPLIWQSLRVLLETVPPHLDVDTIRAHLLNFEPVSQVQRLHLWAIAPGQVMLAAHLSVSPTHVDGRDRLLAELQTSLHEQFGISQCYLQMTHPYSALMSSLPSLSPSQDEALR